Proteins from a single region of Rhipicephalus sanguineus isolate Rsan-2018 chromosome 5, BIME_Rsan_1.4, whole genome shotgun sequence:
- the LOC119392846 gene encoding uncharacterized protein LOC119392846, which produces MVTVAQLQQIAQELHNDIVTTRPDDSDNLEEINSANKLKTLLANALLSLAVKTVTDTADIRAIKELDHFLNRKCHGPHDDQWALPVMLAQSRLNKVSEVRSGGSNRETEAEKSQREQLDIVDGMRKVIRELTDGVLGYVADCEASDASEALRDIACGLRIT; this is translated from the exons ATCGCGCAGGAGCTTCACAACGACATAGTGACCACCAGGCCTGATGACAGCGATAACTTGGAAGAGATCAATTCAGCGAACAAGCTCAAAACGCTGCTGGCCAATGCATTGTTATCGCTGGCGGTCAAGACTGTGACTGACACTGCTGACATAAGG GCAATAAAAGAACTGGATCATTTCTTGAACCGCAAATGTCATGGCCCGCATGACGACCAGTGGGCGCTTCCTGTAATGTTAGCGCAGTCAAGGTTGAACAAGGTGTCTGAAGTGCGGAGCGGTGGTTCAAACCGCGAGACTGAGGCCGAAAAG AGTCAAAGAGAACAGCTCGACATTGTGGACGGCATGCGCAAAGTGATACGAGAGCTGACAGATGGAGTGCTCGGATACGTGGCTGACTGCGAGGCGTCCGATGCATCTGAAGCCTTGAGGGACATCGCCTGCGGGCTGAGGATCACATGA